The following proteins are co-located in the Salvelinus sp. IW2-2015 linkage group LG36, ASM291031v2, whole genome shotgun sequence genome:
- the LOC111959588 gene encoding terminal nucleotidyltransferase 5C, whose protein sequence is MANKAESTMSTTTSESVSHSVLSWDQVSRLNEVLTAVVPVHGRGNFPTLEVRLKDIVQMVRTRLELRGIKVKDVRLNGSTASHVLVQDIGWSYKDLDIIFRVDLPQESGFQLVKDVVLGTLLDFLPEGVNKEKITPMTLKEVYVQKLVKVYTEQDRWSLISLSNNNGRNVELKFVDSIRRQFEFSVDSFQIVLDSLLSFYDFSPENPMSSHFHPTVVGESVYGDFGASLDHLMNKLIATKRPEEIRGGGLLKYCNLLVRDFRPTSEEEFKGLERYMCSRFFIDFPDIGEQQRKLEAYLQSHFVGEEKSKYDYLMILRRVVNESTVCLMGHERRQTLNLISLTAFRVLAEQNAIPDASSVTCYYQPAPYVRDHNFSNYYVASCNQNIPTWLPCN, encoded by the coding sequence ATGGCTAACAAGGCAGAGTCCACAATGAGCACTACCACTAGTGAGAGTGTGTCCCACAGTGTGCTGAGCTGGGACCAGGTGAGCCGTCTCAATGAGGTCCTGACAGCAGTGGTGCCGGTCCATGGCCGAGGTAACTTCCCAACCCTGGAGGTGCGGCTGAAAGACATTGTTCAGATGGTGCGCACCCGTCTGGAGTTAAGGGGAATTAAAGTGAAAGATGTTCGTCTGAACGGCTCTACAGCCAGCCACGTGCTGGTGCAGGACATTGGCTGGAGCTACAAGGACCTGGACATCATCTTCAGGGTGGACCTGCCCCAGGAGTCAGGGTTCCAGTTGGTCAAAGATGTGGTGCTGGGCACTCTGCTGGACTTCCTCCCTGAGGGGGTGAACAAGGAGAAGATCACTCCCATGACCCTAAAGGAGGTCTATGTTCAGAAGCTGGTCAAGGTGTATACAGAGCAGGACCGCTGgagcctcatctccctctccaacAACAACGGGCGCAACGTGGAGCTGAAGTTTGTGGACTCTATCCGCCGGCAGTTTGAGTTCAGTGTGGACTCATTCCAGATCGTGCTGGACTCGCTGCTCTCCTTTTACGACTTCTCGCCAGAGAACCCTATGTCTAGCCACTTCCACCCCACCGTGGTGGGTGAGAGCGTGTATGGAGACTTTGGCGCGTCTCTGGACCACCTCATGAACAAACTGATCGCCACCAAGCGGCCGGAGGAGATCCGTGGCGGCGGCCTTCTCAAGTACTGCAACCTACTGGTAAGAGACTTCCGGCCCACCTCGGAGGAGGAGTTCAAGGGCCTGGAGCGTTATATGTGCTCCCGCTTCTTCATCGACTTCCCCGACATTGGTGAGCAGCAACGGAAGCTGGAGGCCTACCTGCAGAGCCACTTTGTGGGTGAGGAGAAGAGCAAGTATGACTACCTCATGATCCTGCGGCGCGTGGTCAACGAGAGCACGGTGTGCCTCATGGGTCACGAGAGGCGGCAGACCCTCAACCTCATCTCGCTGACGGCCTTCAGGGTGCTGGCTGAGCAGAACGCCATCCCAGACGCCTCCAGTGTCACCTGCTACTACCAGCCGGCGCCCTACGTCCGAGACCACAACTTCAGCAACTACTACGTTGCCTCGTGTAACCAGAATATTCCAACATGGCTGCCATGTAACTGA